Within the Salarias fasciatus chromosome 2, fSalaFa1.1, whole genome shotgun sequence genome, the region AAATGTCTCTTTCCATCTTAGTACGAACTCTGTCCCTGACTGGAGAGACAGAACAGACGAGAACAGTGAGATGCTTCAGTTCAGGACATGCTGAGGGTTTCTGTGTCGAGTCGATGCTGTATTACCTTTCAAAGATGCCTTTTTTAGAACTTTCATTGCATATAACTGACCAGCATCTGGACCCAAAATCTTCCTGACGagaaacacctgagagaacagGACGGGAGTTTTTAGACACACGTGGTTTCGGTGGAAGCGTCCAATCGGTCAGCCGAGTTTCCTCACCTTGCCAAAAGAGCCCTGGCCGAGGACTTTGAGCAGTTCAAATTGCGATGGGTCGGCTTTCTCGCAGCCCTCTTTCACATGGTGGGTGATAGGAATCTCCTTATATGTTCCTTCATCCTGCACACAACAGCATGGAGCGTGAGGCAGGGTCGGCGGCCGTGTCGTCCCCCGTGACCTCGAGACTCGGCGCTACTTACACAGTGTGAGAAAgactctccctcctccatggGCTCGTCCATGATCTGATGTCCATTGACCTGCACCAAAACCAGTAGATCTGATTAGAGTGGTCCTCAGCAGCGAGCACTTTCACAAAGCTTTTTCATCCTTGTTTTGAGCTGAGCAGAACTCTGACTATAACTGCTGCACGCCCACATGTATGATGGAAGATTCAACAGATGAAATCAATGAGTCACATGCAATAACACagtgctctaaaaaaaaaaaaaaaaattgcagctcTATTTGTTGTCAAACAGTATGGAGTCCATACTTTTAACCCCAGCCAGCTATCCAGCTCTCATCCTGTGCCTAAAGCCCCTCATTATTAGCATTCTAGCTTAATCCCCAGCCAGAGCAAAAACAACATGTCTGACAGGCTCTGAGAGACCGGTTTGTGCTGAGGCTACAGTCAGCATTCAGCCTCCTGAGGACAAAACACGGCCTGGTTTCTTTAGAGACTTCCAGCTGATTGCGAGTGCGGTCAGATGCTTTCTTTTGACCGCAGTTAGACATTCTTTGGATAACTCGTTTACACTGGAGGAGCCGGGCAATGCCTGTTATATTCATTACAACAGTCCTGCACTGTAATGACATTGTCAGAGGAGGAATGTCAGACATCTCAGCATCAGCAAGTAAATCAGACCCTGAAGTGACCACTGTAATTCTATCCGGGTTGGAATATTTGAGATTTGTGCCGGAGCTCAGTCTGCATTATGTATTCAGcccggtgtgtttgtgtgttgaattCCATCAAGCCTCTGAAGAGGGGGGATGAGTCATAGCGCTACGCAAGCCCACTCAGTGGGTGGAGCCAccaacatacacacacgtacatccACAGAACGGAGGCCAACAAACCACCCTCGAACATCTCAGTGCCACAGAATGACATTTACAACATAAACAATCCAATCGGTCCACATGCACACTCCGAAGCCTGATAAAACACTGACTAAACTCCCAAATGAAAGCCCGGGTGCATCTGTGAAGTTTAACATGCAGGCTGGCCAAAGCCAGGGCACTGCTTGTGTCATAATTCACACATACATCTTCACTCCCACCTTTGCTGTGGCTCATCTCAGCCTACACTCGCTGCACAAACCGGTCGAGCCTTTTTCAGCCATTGGAAAGTATGTCTAACAACCACACAAAATATCACCTTGCGATCACAGAAAGCGGTGCATGAGGAGCTGGATTAAACATCCTCCCCAGTGTCAAACCTGATATAAAGCAGCAACACCAAAAGCCCGCTTTAGGTGGCTTAGCTGATGTTTACTTTTGTGCCTCTGTAATCTTGGCAGCCTTGTGGGGAGCAGTATCCGGTCAACAACAGATTCAAGTGcttgtttgtgtcatttttaaagTCACAATGCATCAGTAACTACTTAATAGGCACATCTATGCCAGCCAGGAACACATCATGCCAAAGAGGAGAAGACTCGAGATGAAGACACAGAACAATAACAGGAGCTGTTCAAACAAACAAGATCTGGATGTTGCAACAACTCTCGACTGGCTTTAAAAATAGTCACACTGTAGgtgagaaaaactgcaaataacCCAGAAAATGGAGAATATTAGTGTCAGATTGGCCGAAGCTCACATATAAAAACTCATGTAAATATAATCTGTATCTTTACACTTCTATCACATAAAATCTGTGAAAGCTAACACTGATTTCTCTGGAGACGATAACAAAGAAGAAGACATGAAGAAGCCTAATTCTACAACTTGTAACTACATAGTAGTTACATTTATACTTAGTAAATAGATTATTATTAGTAACTTTAACAAGAATGAACATCCTCTCTAAATCAAACATCCTGAGTCGTTCAGATGTCGGACCAAATGTAAACCAGGTACAGTTCGGATTTTAACAAGTTAGCGTTTTTTAAATATCTCATCACCGAGCTACAAACAAAGATACAATACATACACCAAAGCTTTCctaaaattaaatattaaaaaacttGCCTCCAAGTTTGGAGCCAGCATGCTGTCAGCAGAGCTAGCAAGCTAACTACATGCTAAGGCTAAATACGCTAAGCTAGCTCCGGGGTAAACTCTTCTTCTggagaaatgtaaataaatacaaaaagcaGGGAGCCGGTAATGTGTCACTGGATAGAGACTCGGATCTCTCCTTCTATCGCGGAGTCGCGGCAGACGTCCGTGCGGGCACCGATCAAGCGGAGAAACTACGGACAgtgcaacaaaaataaacagcgaaccagctgttagcattagctcgcCTGTTAGCATGCATCACCGTGCGCTGCAGGTCGTGACGCGGATTTAAGCTCTACCCAAACTCACGCGGCGAGCTAAGTTAACGGGACGACGCGAGGCGAAAAAAACAACGGGGAAAACACGCGTACTTCCACTCACCTCACTACTGACGCTGTTTACCTCCATCTTGTGCCAGCTTTCCTCTCCGGGTCTAAGGCATCGTAGTCCACCTAAAGCCCCGCTCCACGTTGCATGCCTTGTCGCTCCGTGGAAGTCCGGCGGATTCTGCCTCGATGTCCGGATGCAAAGCTGCGTGGCTGCGGACCGCTACCGGGAAGGGCTTACCGTGGGGGGGTCGGCGCGGGGATCAGTCGGTAACTGGATCATACGCTCGCCCAGAGCACCGCTAACCCTGCCATGGATGCGAATATGGCGGCTACCGTGGTACCTGACCGTCAGTGAATGAGAGTTTATTGACGTATTTATGACGCAATTCAGTTAAGGATTTCCCCCCGTCCGAACCACAGAGAGGACCACCGGatggggagggggagggcgcGTGGACGTGAGGGAGGGGGCGTGCGTGACACGCTGCGTGACAACCCCGCATCCGGTTGCGTGAGCGTGCGCCCGTTTGAGCgagtttcagtgtgaaatggAGAAGTGAAGTTCAGGTTGGAGGAGTCATCAGGGGACACGGCGCTGGATCTGACGACGCACTGCTGCGCGTCTCATTTCTCCCGAACACATGCAGCCAGTCGATCACCCCCTATCTCAGATATTGACTCATGGAAGGTGGAAAAATAGGACAAATATGAAGTTTCAGTTATCAATTCAAAGtctaagaaaaagaaaaatgtgtctttCAAAACTGAGACACCGAGCCTGTTTTTTATTCCACTAATAAACCTTGTTTTCATCACTTTAGGAATATAGCTACAATATACTACATTTTGTACATAAAGGgctataaataaagtttaatttgatttgaatgttttaaagCCAGTGTTTCATAAGCCCGTCCATCCCTAACTCAAGAGGGAATAAGAGGCTTAAGACTCATCCACTTTCTCTGCACAAAGGCTCACAGCTGTGCAGGGCAGGACTGCGGTTCCTAATCTGTGGTCCGAGGCTCTGTCAGGGGCCAACAGGGCTCACTGCTTGAGTCGGTGCTAGAACACAAGCAGAATGACTTGTGGGGTGGTTTATGGACACTTATTTCTCAGGTTAAGTGGTGACCCTaaattttctgtgtgtgtgtgtgtgtgtgtgtgtgtgtgtgtgtgtgtgtgtgtgtgtgtgtgtgtgtgtgtgtgtgtgtgtgtgtgtgtgttgctctcacCCATAGTAAACTGGGATTGACTCTACAGGAAGACAGaatagaagacggatggatgtcagtgtgtgtgtgtgtgattggtgttttctcttttcacacagtttttctGGGATCAAAGCAGGAGATggatggaaacacaaacaggcagGGTCACCATATCTGACTGACAGTTTCCAGCCCACCAAACCAACCAGACTCAACGGAAAGCAGCCCGAACCAACGTCTCTGAAACTCATGCTGAAAAAATCATAAACTAAATACTTGTGTAATAGAGAATTTATACATTTTGTTGAATCATTATTTGTCAGCTCGTGGATGATAATAATTCAATTTGTACACATTTAATACAGGTAGAGTGTCAGATTGAGGATGAAGGCCAGGCTTGTTCAATAGGTGGAGTTCGGCCCATGATTGGACAGCTGGATTCTTCCTTGTGGAACATGAAGAGTTTTACTTAAAGtaaaaagtagttaaaaaaataagaataataagaagaaaaacttcATATATTTGTCCAGCAGGTAACTTTTCAACAGGTGTTCATATCGAGCAAGGACCGATTCAGAAAATATTTTGcaataaacattttgtaaaaaaacaaagggattaaaataaaataagtggggttttaatgaaacattaatCTCAACAGGTTCATTTTAGAACTGAATGTAATGCTTACTCAAAACTGGCCAGCAACTCATCTGAATACACAGAAGCATTATTTTAGAAATTGATTGTCAAAGAAACGTTGGAATGCTGATGACATGCGcctttgtgtgtggagtttacatgttctacCTGATGGAGGTCAAACCACCGTTCAATCCGAAGGTGATCCATGTTTCCTCAGAATCCAGAGAATCACTACGACCAGTGAGGAACCAGCAATCAGCTGTTTCAGTTAAAGAAGGAAGGAATTAcactaaaaaacaaagaaaccacATGCGTGAGTCCAGTTGTTTCAATAAATCTAAAGTTTCTCCTAATGGAGGATGAACTCTGTGAAACTCTGTGGCGATGAGGCCAGATTTAACCACTAACACTCCTGAACCACAGCCATCCTGAGATGAATATAAAGGCCCTGAAATCACTATATTGGCTAAAGCAGGAAAGGAAACAGTCCAGATGGATGTGTTGGGATTGGGATTGTCCTCGAGCTGGAGGAGGATTTTCCTAAATACAAGTGAGAGTATGTTTAAGGACAAGAAGATGGAAACAAGAGGAAACGTCTTTATCCACCGGTTCAGCCACTAATGCTGGTGTGTACAAAAGATGAGTGGGAGAGAATCCATGTTCCTGAAAGCTTCATCCGGCGCCACTGCTGCCTGTCCggtgggatcggctccagcacgTTACGACCCTGAATTGAATGCAGCGggacagaaaatggatggacaGTCGCCAACACGGATCATCTCCTTCCAACTCCTTCTGTCTTCTGCTTTCTCCTTCCTCACAATggcctgcatgttctccctcgcCACATCCACTGACCTTCGGTTTCTCCTCTCCTGGCATCCTCACAGCTTCTCCCAACATGGTCATCATCTCTCTGACATACATGAACAAGCTAAATTCATCTCAAACTGCCCTGTTAAAAACAGATATTTCTAAAATTTAAGGTTTCCTACTTACAATCGCATCTTTTTCCGAAGAAGAACAgatgaaaaaatggaaaagacagAGAGGTTAGAGGTCTTTATTGTTCTCTCTGGATTGGACCAGAGCAAGGCGAATGATATGCAGTAAAAAAGGCATCTGTCAGCCCAACAGTCATAGTGAAGCTTCAATCCACAGGCACTGGGCGTGGAGTACAGGGTTACCAGAGTGTTTGTGTCGTCGTTAGGCCATTCAGCTTCTTACATGTGAAACCTGCTCCTGCATGGAgtgtgaaaacgtgtgtgtgtgtgtgtgaggtgatgTCCGTAAAATAGTCACTCTTGTTCTGCGTCttgcagctgctcctctgatGCAGAGGGCTCAGTAACTTCCATTGTGCGATCCTTGTTTACGGCGACCAGCGAGACGTCGTCCTCGTCGAGGGCCTGCAGTGGATCTGCGCCGCTCGTCTGGGAGTAGTCGTGGACGGGGGAGGCCTCCGCCGACTCGGCGGCGGGACGAGCCCCCCTCTCCACAGTCAtgtcccagtcctggtctgaAGGCTGAGGTAGACTGGCCATGAGTTCCTGAAAAACAGGCGGAGCGCGTCAGGTTAGACGTCTGGAAATCCCTTCTTCAACTGGAACAGCGTAAGTGTGGAGTCTGAGGAGCGCACCTGCTGTCGCTCCAGGTCGTTATTCCTCACAGCGCTGAGCAGGCGCTTTGTGAAGTCTGCAAGCTCCaggtatttttgtttttggttctcTAGCTCGTTCTCCAAGAACTGCACCTCCTCGTGCTGAAACAGAAGGAATGGCGGGATCTCGTTGGCGTCCTGAGCTGCCGGGTCCGCTTCAGAACAACATCTGACCAACACATCTCGCTGCTCACCTTGAATTCAAGCAGGTTCTGCATTTGCTCGAGGTCCGAAGCCACTAAATCagcatcgtcatcatcatcgaCGTCTTCGTCCTCATCGATCACTTCAACCTTCTGCGGAGCAGacttcatttaaaatgaactgTGATCACACAAAACACTGGGGAACTTGTATTTATGCTAAAGACAACTAAATATACCAcacagttatttattttctgaagcaaaCTACACTGATGAACTGGATTatccagaagaaaaaacagtcaCAGGAGCAGGATCATTACTGTTGTGTTGCTCCCTTAAGATCCTTCTACACCTCTAAAAATACAGGTATGTTTTATCATAATGTGTAAAACTGCCTTTTATTGGGAACTGTTGCAGATCTCGATGCAGATTATTCTAGTTTACTTTATTGCATAATTTAGTTTCTAAATAAATCGATGAAATAGTGTTTCAGAGAAATAATGCATTACCACATTGTTGGccagtggagcagcagcggaCACATCTGTTCCGtcctctccgtctctgtgtTGTGAATCGATGGTGCCATCTAGGTTTGACAATGCTGCATGAATGctgagacacttttttttttttcctaacaaaAGGTTAATGCATGCAGCGTTtcagcagcctcaccctcagAAAGGCACACAGACCCTCCATCATTCGAGTCGTCTCCAAGCTCGGGCGATCTGAGCTGCTCCTCGTCGGGGCTGAGGGCCACCGGCGACTCGTTCCCTGGAGAGGAGGTGGTGAATACAGCAGGCCCACCTTTGGGTGGGGGGATCTCAATCCCCATGAGACGGTACTTCCTCCGTCTGTTACTGATCCATGTCTGTGAACAGGACATTTAGATGTGTGATAATGCAGAGGGCAGCACGTTGGAGCTGTGGTGTTTAGAATCTAGAGAAAGATCTGGGATTAAATAAGTGTTGCTACCCAGTGCGGGTCGAtattgcatgttcttcctgtgcctgCATTGATTAAACTTGATTAATTCCCAATTTAACGACAGTAACCTTGCCGAGTCTAAAATACCATGTGATTTTCACACAGTGGGATACCGCCTTGGCTCCCTGCCTGAAACCACACGTATTAAATTTCACCCAAAACGTTAATATGAACATCAATCACAGCGGAGAGGTCAGGAATGGTCAGTTTATTCTTACACCCACATTAAGATGGTCCTAAATTATGATCCCCTCTGCACAGGTAGAGATTTTTCTTCCCGGCATTAAATATCCTTGTGAGTGTGATGGCAGagggtcgtgtgtgtgtgtgtgtgtgcgtgccagGACTGGGGCTCTATATTTAGTCCATCAGCATTCCCACCGTCGCTCTGATATATAGCTCCACGACTTTTATGCAACTTTGCGGGAGTAACTTCAAAAACTTCCATGACCTACAGAAGTTGTTTCACCCCGTTCCTTCGATGCTCTTAAGAGTCCACACAAGTGAATCCACGTCGTAAAACAAGTGGCCTCACAACGGGAGAATCAACAGCATTTCTATTGGTTCCTATCGGAAGCTTGCGCGGTTTGATACCTTGACTATTTCAGTGTCGACACTGAGCTGGTCGGCTGCGGCAGTGATCTTCTCCCTGCACACCGAGCCCAGGCTGGTCATGCCTCGGTCCCAGTAGCGCTTCAGCTGGATGAGATCGCCATCACTGAACTGGGTCCGatcctgcagctgaaaacacaaacctcGGTTAGCGCTCACAGGTGTGCCCCCTCATGTCCccgcttcaacacagctgagtGAGAAGCACCTTGTTCAAACACCATTTTTGTGTGTTGGAGCATGAAGACACTGACAGCATGCAGGATGTAAGATAAGTGCACAAATCTGGTATTTTAAGGTTTATTAAAGCACTTACAGTTCTCTTCCTGGAGTTGCTGATAAGCCAGGGGGCAGCAGACGCACCAACTGGTGTCTGcatgaagagagaaagacaatTCATACTGAGCACCACCATCCATTTCAAGTCACAGAGTCGCAATAAGTTAGTGTTTGACTTAAAGTATTGGATTCACAGTAAACACACTGTATATCACAGGGCTGCATGTGATCATTTACAAAGACAGACTCTAAATAATGTCAAAGGTTTGACATCAGATGCACATTACATTCATCACATCCAGAATTAGATTTTTCTTTGTAGGAGCAGCACAAAGCCGCCGCAGCATGAGCTGCTCTTCTCCTAGTCTGTATGGGATGGATTCAATGTCAAGGTGAGGGTCATCTGATCGAACTGAATTTGATTGAAAAgcctttattagtcccacagggggaaatttaCAACGTCACAGCAGCAAAGTGACAGACTAATAAGAAAGCAGAGAGCAAAGCCATAAATAATGACATGAAGGCGTAAACAGATATACAATATCAACAGGAAAAACGGAGGAACACTGGGATACTATCAGCtcaaaatttaaatatatacaCAATGGATTGCAGTTGAGTTTTACAGCATGTGACAGTTTGCTGGCTGGCATTGGGTTAGAGTGTGAACTGCACAAAGAATCTGTCGTCTACGTGGTTACACATGAATGAGGACATGCACACCAAACTGGGACGAGAACAGAAGCCAAGAGTGCACTTGAGGttcctgcaattgattaaaaaaatcgatTCTGACATGAGGCATGGCAGGATCACAATATTAGTTAAACGTGATGTTGCTGTCTGTGTTCTTTGGCATTTGTTCTGCTGAATCACAGTCATCCTTGGACTCAATTTTAAACACATGTAAATGTGCTAgaggttttttgttgttgctaaAATGCAGATCTTCAGTTCTCACTAACACTGTTTGACAAGTGTTGACTTTTAGTCATTTTTCCTTGATATGATGTATGCCATACCAAGCGGTCCTGCTGATAATCAAATCAGAATGCAGACAGCTATGaaaaccagatgtaaatgtaTTCAGATTGAACACGGACATGCGGCGTGTCGTGTTTTCGTCAACAGGAGAGGCCGGCCCACCTGTGAGCTGGACTCCGCCTGGAGTGAGGTCTGTGCTGTGACTGAGTAGCTGCCCTGAAGAGTTGCGTTGTTGTGCCGCAGCGAGGGTCTGGAGCTGTTGGTTGGAGGTGTGTGGCTTCCTCTCACCGCAGAGGCTTCGGCCCTGGCCGGGCCGGGCGACACCTGCTCCCTGTGGAGGTGTGTCTGAGCAGCCAGGTTtgccagctcctcctccctttgccactcatcttcttcatctccaGTTTCCATGGCGATGGAGAAGTTGTGACCGCCGTCCGGAGGGGGAGGCGCCCTCCTGCGAGGCTCCTGGTTTCTCGCGGGGGATGCCGCCGCCGGCCTGAGTCGGTCCGCCTCGCCCCTTTCAGTCAAGGTGAAGACCTGCTGAATTCGAGGGGTCTGCTCGGAGGAGGGGCCCGAGTTCTGGGCAGCGGCGGGGGCCCGATTCTTCTGTGGAGCAGGCGGCTGAGGTTGGGGGTTGGAGTGAGGTCTGGGCTGGAGCTGGGCCTGGGGTTTTGAAGCAGAGGACCAGGGGTGCGGCTGCGCGGTACCGTACTGTCTAGCCCAGCTGTGAGGTACGATCGCTGCTCCTGCACTGATCCCCGCCTCCCCCAGGGACACAGCGCCCTTCCTGACTGCAGTGTAGACTAAAGGCCCTGAGGCagaggtgagggaggggagggtcTGAGCGAGGGATGCCAGCTTGGAGTGGACGGGTGAGGAGGTGGAGCCGCTCCTGCTCTGCAGCACCTGGTtgatcagagaggaggaagtgtgtgcgGAGAGCTCGGAGTCCGACTGAGACGTCGGCGCCGCGGGTCGAGGTCGGGAGCGAGGGACGGAGTTCAGGGAGTAAATTCCGGTCAGGATCAcatcattattgttattgttgatgCTACTGCTgctgaggggagaggaggacgaAGGAGAGGAGGATGCCGAGGAGAACGAGGGGAAGGACGAGGATGGAGGAAGAAGGTGTACACGATTCTGGAGGTTGCGCGCTGCGGCCATTTCGGCAGGAAGCAGCCCCCCCACCGCTAGGCTGTGATTGGACAGAGCGCCTCCAGCTAATGTGTGATTGGAGAGCAGCCCCCCGGCTAATCCGTGGCTCGACAGGGAATGAGACACGCCTCCGTTCTGGTCGACTCTGGAGGCCAGTTTACGCCGTTTGTTGCCAACCCATGTCTGCCGGGAAAGGAGCAATAAGTTCAGAATCATTCAGCGAGACGTTGGAACACAGAACCCAGACGGCTGAGGATGATAACTCACCACAGCAACAGACAACGCACCGTTAGAATgaccaaaccacacacacagccagagcaAAGAACCTTACTTCCctcatacacgcacacacacacacacacactttatcactTTATAGGCCTACCCGGACAACGCTGAAGTCCAGTTTGGCCTCCTGAGCGCACTGCAGTATTAGCTGGAAGCAAGCCTTGCTTTGATTGGTCATCCCATTCTCATAGTAACGTTCCAGGATCCTCTGCTGCTCGGCCGTAAACACCGAACGCAGGTTCATCTGAGAGACAATCAGAATGATGAAGAGCCTGACGCGCAAAAACATTCAGCACATTAAGTACCAATCAGAAGACACAGATTAGAGGAGATGATGAGCGTCAGGAGGAAAACTGCAGCTGTCAATTAAGCTGCAACATATAACTTCATGATGCTCGATCTGTCTCAGTCTGattacagctgcagcagcctcacatGCACTGGATTTCTATTTATCAGGATTCTGATCCCGTTTAACTCATAACACAACTCTGGATGTACTCACAGTCTGCAGGCCACGCCTCTGTGGCCACGCATCCATTCTGCTACTGGAGGGGAACGGGGCAGCCATGCGGATCACAGCTAAACCTCCATACTTCTAGGTTAGCATTCTTTTGATTGTGCTCATCTCGTCTCAGGGTGCCGGGCACACTGCTGGGTAACGTGGCTGAGGAGAGAGCAAAGCAGGCTTCTTACAGGAGGCAGAGTGAGGCTGCGGTGAACAGTATGCTCTCAGAGAGGCACTCACAAGGATCAAGAGATGCATCTTGACATTTCATGTAAAAATACAATTTGATACCAACTATTAGGatgctgccactgctgctccaAGCACTGGTTCCCAACATGGGGTCTGACAGAGTTCGGCGTCACTGCAATCTTTTGTCAAATCAAAATATGGATGGAGATGATAAAGAAACACTGctcaacacttttgttttttttttaaattttgtcaCAGTTTTAACTATGAATtcctgttattattattattattattttgtgagCTGCTGGACACCTTGAATTTCCcttcatctatctatctatctatctgatCAGCTTTAAGCGAAGACCTATTCTCAATTTTAAAACCCTCTTTGAAACAGCAGACCTATGTAAATATTGTTCATTTTTATAAATCTTCAAAGTACCTTTCGATCCAATTAACTGTTTTCTGCCTTCATTGTTTCTATGgtggaaataaaacactgttaCATTGTATCATATAAAAAGTTAAAGTAAAACTTGCTCAAAGAATCCTTTAACCTTAAAGCTGAGCAATAGTCTCCACCTAAGCCTGACCTCATATGTTGACTTTTAAAATTGAACACTCACAAATGTTTTATGACTTCTCGGAGAAATAAAGCATTTAAATTCACTACACCCAAGCCAAAGTACAAAGTCTAGCCTTCCTCGTGAAATGCTCAATTACTGAAGCCGTTTAGAGACTATTACGCCAAATGCCATTctctgaattcttttttttttcttttttgtaatagTGACAGAAAATACGAAGGGCTGCCCGTCATTCTGACACATTAGATTACAGAGGGCAAATCGTTTGCTGGGACTCTGTCAGTCAGAAAGACAAACTACAAAACAATGTGGTAAAACCTGATTAGTCCCCGTcggttaaaagagaaaaaaagatgaacaagATAACAactgacagagaaaaagaacacaaatCCACCCATCACGCTCTGTAAAAAGAGAATAAAGCTCAAACCTGTGAGAAATATGAAAAGGAAATTACAGCTTGGCTATGTCGTCCAGTTTACctacagaacattttttttgtgtggaacTGACAATGTGGAAATAGAATGTTGTTAAAAAGAGAGCAATGTACCAACAGTGGATAAGTCGGGTCCTTAAATACAAAAAgccaccaaaaaaagaaaaacattaatccactaaacaatttaaaaaaaaaagtcaaggcTAATCACTTCAGGGTGCCATCCCAAAGAGGGTTAAACACCAACTTaacaacattttgaagtgaaaacaataaagttttgatttattttcttcgGTGTTTTCCACCATGATGGTGTTAAGATATTTTTAGAAAAGCCAAATGTAACCAATGTAATGAACCATCACCTACATCCAGTGcttcaatacttttttcttttgttacatACTAAGTTTGCCAATAAGAAGGGCATCTTAAAAAGATTGATTGTTTACGCCTGACTTAATTATCCAACTAGGCTAAGATAAGATATTCCTTTGTTTGTCCCAAAATGAGGAAACTTTCATGGTTTTAGCAGCAAGtggacaataacaaaaacagtaGCAAAGGAATACAAAACTAAATTACAAAGGCAATATAAAAACAGGATAATAACATTATTTCACCTTTCTAAATGAAGCTGGTAGTGATTGAAAATATACCAGAGGTAGTTATTACTAATGAacagtgctgtgtgtgtcaCGGTTCACAGATCTACTCCATAACAACAACTTGGAAATGTTTCGTTAATAATGATCATGCTACTTGTTCTGAAGCACTATCAAAAATATAATGACTTGTCTGACTTCACTGTGCTCGGCTAAtttaaaaatgcactttttatttttacatgttttcaggttttatgCACAATTCAAAGCAGCGGAAACCTGAAGTTTGGGGGTCTTTAAACGCCTCACGCGTGCAGGATTGTTAATGATGTGATAAACGATGAAGTTTTGAGGCAGATCTGTTTTCCTGGGAgctccaggagcagcagacagaTGGATTAAAGTGTGACTTTAAAGCAGATCTGCTGCTTTAGTAAACACATCTCCACATAGGGGAACCAATGAGCAGGCAGCGGCTTTATTTTGGCTGGCTGACTGCGCATGGCTGCGCTCGACACGGACACATTACGGAGAGAAATAGCGATCAAACTGTGGGCATGTCTCCCGCTTAGCACGGATATAAGTTGCTGGCGGAGAGCCGCGCGGTAAACAAACCGGACAGAGGAGCGGCGCCGCCACATCGCAGCCTGCGTGAGCCCGCAGGCCCGAGCGG harbors:
- the hdx gene encoding highly divergent homeobox, whose product is MAAPFPSSSRMDAWPQRRGLQTMNLRSVFTAEQQRILERYYENGMTNQSKACFQLILQCAQEAKLDFSVVRTWVGNKRRKLASRVDQNGGVSHSLSSHGLAGGLLSNHTLAGGALSNHSLAVGGLLPAEMAAARNLQNRVHLLPPSSSFPSFSSASSSPSSSSPLSSSSINNNNNDVILTGIYSLNSVPRSRPRPAAPTSQSDSELSAHTSSSLINQVLQSRSGSTSSPVHSKLASLAQTLPSLTSASGPLVYTAVRKGAVSLGEAGISAGAAIVPHSWARQYGTAQPHPWSSASKPQAQLQPRPHSNPQPQPPAPQKNRAPAAAQNSGPSSEQTPRIQQVFTLTERGEADRLRPAAASPARNQEPRRRAPPPPDGGHNFSIAMETGDEEDEWQREEELANLAAQTHLHREQVSPGPARAEASAVRGSHTPPTNSSRPSLRHNNATLQGSYSVTAQTSLQAESSSQTPVGASAAPWLISNSRKRTLQDRTQFSDGDLIQLKRYWDRGMTSLGSVCREKITAAADQLSVDTEIVKTWISNRRRKYRLMGIEIPPPKGGPAVFTTSSPGNESPVALSPDEEQLRSPELGDDSNDGGSVCLSEDGTIDSQHRDGEDGTDVSAAAPLANNVKVEVIDEDEDVDDDDDADLVASDLEQMQNLLEFKHEEVQFLENELENQKQKYLELADFTKRLLSAVRNNDLERQQELMASLPQPSDQDWDMTVERGARPAAESAEASPVHDYSQTSGADPLQALDEDDVSLVAVNKDRTMEVTEPSASEEQLQDAEQE